In Oryza sativa Japonica Group chromosome 2, ASM3414082v1, the following are encoded in one genomic region:
- the LOC107278436 gene encoding uncharacterized protein translates to MVGRWDSSRPARRRHRWGHRRCREQVVRTSSSSMGSSSARQRRRSSALPTPPHHAASDSAPPPVASAPLHHARSGGPRRQLCPMAPPTTLVGCAIDSAPGASRLLTACTCSRAASASMDVEPCLDDALGHSFCYAAAATANAHSLSFRHASPVPRSPPTASPPSAVAPERTRREEKRKRKETFMWAHVLF, encoded by the coding sequence ATGGTGGGTCGTTGGGATTCCAGCCGTCCGGCGCGTCGTCGCCATCGATGGGGTCATCGTCGGTGTCGTGAGCAGGTGGTTCGCACATCCTCGTCGTCGATGGGGTCATCGTCGGCCCGACAGCGGCGCCGGTCGTCGGCGCTGCCGACTCCGCCCCACCACGCCGCCTCCGACTCCGCCCCACCACCCGTCGCCTCTGCTCCTCTTCACCATGCCAGATCCGGTGGGCCGCGCCGTCAACTCTGCCCCATGGCACCGCCGACGACTCTGGTGGGCTGCGCCATCGACTCTGCCCCAGGCGCATCACGACTGCTAACCGCGTGCACGTGCtcgcgggcggcgtcggcgtccatGGACGTGGAGCCTTGCCTAGACGACGCTCTCGGCCACTCCTTCtgctacgccgccgccgccacagccaaTGCGCACTCCTTGTCGTTCCGCCACGCATCTCCGGTGCCACGCTCTCCGCCGACCGCCTCTCCCCCATCTGCAGTTGCGCCGGAGAGAacaaggagagaagagaagagaaaaagaaaagagacatTTATGTGGGCCCACGtgcttttttaa
- the LOC4329031 gene encoding ABC transporter E family member 2: MSSSSSGRSSRIAVVTEDRCRPSKCGQQCRKRCPVNATGRQCIEVTPSSRVSLISEELCIGCGICVKVCPFDAIQIINLPSDLDKETTHRYGPNSFKLHRLPVPRPGQVLGLVGTNGIGKSTALKILAGKVKPNLGKFTDPPNWDEIMRNFRGSELQKYFTRLLEDKMKATMKPQYLDHIPKSVTGKVGDLLSKKDERHMKNLLCDTLELNQVLDRDVSALSGGELQRFAIAARAMEEADVYMFDEPSCYLDVKQRLKAAQVIRSLLQPKNYVIVVEHDLSILDYLSDYICCLYGTPGAYGVVTLPSSVREGINIFLDGFIPTENLRFREEKLTFRVTESTEEIVEGQTYQCYRYPTMTKTRCGFKLSVTEGSFNDSQIIVMLGENGTGKTTFIRMLAGRVKPDKVGDEEVDVPEYTVSYKPQELISKYSSTVRDLLFEKVPGSCTQAQFRSDVMKPLKIEQLMDRQVPTLSGGELQRVALCLCLGKPADIYLIDEPSAHLDSEQRLLAAKVIKRFILHEKKTAFVVEHDFIMATYLADKVVVFEGKPSVDCIANAPEPLASGMNRFLSHLDVTFRKDPTTYRPRINKLGSIKDAEQKAAGCYYYLEY; encoded by the exons atgtcgtcgtcgtcgtcggggaggTCGAGCCGGATCGCGGTGGTGACGGAGGACCGGTGCCGGCCCAGCAAGTGCGGCCAGCAGTGCCGCAAGCGCTGCCCCGTCAATGCCACCG GGCGTCAGTGCATAGAAGTTACTCCATCATCGAGAGTATCCTTAATTTCTGAGGAACTATGTATTGGATGTGGTATTTGTGTGAAG GTATGTCCCTTTGATGCTATCCAGATTATAAACTTGCCAAGTGATCTTGACAAGGAGACGACACATCGCTATGGACCAAATTCATTTAAGCTTCACAG gctGCCTGTTCCAAGACCAGGGCAAGTGTTGGGCTTGGTAGGGACAAATGGTATTGGTAAATCAACGGCACTTAAAATTTTGGCAGGGAAGGTGAAACCCAACTTGGGTAAATTCACA GATCCCCCAAATTGGGATGAAATTATGAGGAATTTCCGTGGATCTGAACTCCAGAAATACTTTACTCGTCTGCTGGAAGACAAAATGAAG GCAACTATGAAACCACAATACCTTGATCACATTCCTAAATCTGTTACAGGGAAGGTTGGAGATCTTCTTAGCAAGAAAGATGAGAGACATATGAAAAACCTACTGTGTGATACTCTCGAGTTGAATCAAGTTCTTGACCGAGATGTCTCAGCTCTATCTGGTGGTGAACTCCAGAGATTTGCAATAGCTGCCCGTGCTATGGAAGAAGCAGATGTTTATATGTTTGATGAGCCATCCTGCTATCTTGATGTGAAGCAAAGGCTGAAAGCTGCACAAGTTATTCGCTCTTTGCTTCAGCCCAAAAA CTATGTAATTGTTGTGGAGCATGATCTTAGCATACTGGACTACCTATCAGACTATATATGCTGTCTTTATGGGACTCCTGGAGCATATGGTGTTGTTACTTTGCCCTCTTCTGTTAGAGAAGGAATCAACATTTTCCTGGATGGCTTTATACCAACAGAAAACCTACGTTTCCGCGAGGAGAAACTTACATTTAGA GTTACCGAGTCTACTGAGGAAATCGTAGAGGGTCAGACATACCAATGCTACCGATATCCTACAATGACAAAGACAAGGTGTGGCTTTAAGCTATCAGTCACTGAAGGCAGCTTTAATGATTCCCAGATAATTGTAATGCTTGGTGAGAATGGTACTGGGAAGACGACATTTATCCGTATGCTG GCAGGACGAGTGAAGCCAGACAAAGTAGGAGACGAAGAAGTTGACGTGCCTGAATACACTGTCTCATACAAGCCTCAGGAATTGATATCTAAATATAGCTCTACAGTGAGGGATCTTCTATTCGAGAAAGTACCTGGATCATGCACTCAAGCCCAGTTCAGATCTGATGTCATGAAACCACTGAAAATTGAGCAACTCATGGACAGGCAGGTTCCAACTCTTTCTGGAGGGGAGCTGCAAAGGGTTGCGCTTTGTCTTTGTCTTGGGAAG CCTGCTGATATTTACCTCATAGATGAACCAAGTGCCCATCTTGATTCAGAGCAGCGCCTTCTTGCAGCGAAGGTCATAAAAAGATTTATCCTCCATGAAAAGAAAACTGCTTTTGTTGTTGAGCATGATTTTATCATGGCAACCTACCTTGCTGATAAGGTGGTGGTTTTTGAGGGAAAACCTTCTGTTGACTGTATTGCAAATGCACCAGAACCCCTGGCCTCTGGGATGAACCGTTTTCTTTCG CATCTTGATGTCACATTTAGGAAAGATCCTACAACCTACAGGCCTAGGATCAACAAGCTAGGCTCTATAAAGGATGCTGAGCAGAAAGCTGCAGGATGTTACTACTACCTTGAGTATTAA